From one Leptospira kanakyensis genomic stretch:
- a CDS encoding type II toxin-antitoxin system RelE/ParE family toxin, translating to MILSFGDKETEKIFNQIFSKRIPPEIQKKALIKLILLDNTEKEDDLKSPPSNRLESLKGDLNGFYSIRINDQWRIIFKFEQGNCNQVSIVDYH from the coding sequence GTGATTCTTTCTTTCGGAGATAAAGAAACAGAAAAAATATTTAACCAAATCTTTTCAAAAAGGATTCCACCGGAAATTCAAAAGAAAGCTCTTATTAAACTAATTTTACTAGATAACACGGAGAAAGAAGATGACTTGAAATCTCCTCCTTCAAACAGATTGGAAAGCTTAAAAGGCGATTTGAATGGATTCTATTCAATTAGAATCAATGATCAGTGGCGTATCATTTTTAAATTTGAGCAAGGAAACTGTAATCAAGTATCTATTGTTGATTATCATTAA
- a CDS encoding HigA family addiction module antitoxin — translation MKNNRIPTPTVAEILKEEFLEPMQITPYKLSKELHVSTSTILDILHGKRKITVDMSLRLSKFFGMSEKFWINLQTDLEIREKKEKLKSKLDSIKTLKLSA, via the coding sequence ATGAAAAATAACAGAATCCCGACTCCAACTGTCGCTGAAATTTTAAAAGAAGAATTTCTTGAACCTATGCAAATCACTCCTTATAAATTATCTAAGGAACTCCATGTGTCTACTTCAACTATTTTAGACATATTACATGGGAAGAGAAAAATAACTGTAGATATGTCATTAAGATTATCTAAGTTTTTTGGAATGTCTGAAAAATTTTGGATAAATTTACAAACCGATCTAGAGATTAGAGAGAAAAAAGAAAAATTAAAGAGTAAATTAGACTCCATAAA